GAAAACGTCTACTTTTCCATTCGTTTGTTTCCAAATTTCTTCCCCCGTGTGAAATTCATGAGCATGAATATTGCCAATGTGATGAAATTGGTCTGCACGGAATGCATTTCTTTCTTTTGTTATTTGCTCCGCAACTTCTTCCACTTTAGCAAGATCTTCTCCAGAAACTTGCCCTATTGGAGAACCAGGCGCTTGGTCTACTAAAACAACTTCTGCTCCCAGTGCTTGCATCATCCTCGCTCTTTCCATTGAATTTCCTTTTGACATGACAGCAACGAATTTATACCCTTTGACTCCGCAAACTATCGCAAGCCCTGTCCCTGTATTGCCACTCGTTAATTCCACCACAGTATCATTTGGATTTAGTATTCCAGCCTTCTCAGCCTCTTCAATGATCTGCAAGGCGATTCTATCCTTTTTGCTAAAGCCTGGATTTAAATATTCCAGTTTGGCGAAAATATTTCCATCGAGATTTTCTGTTAGCCTAGAAAGATGAACCATGGGAGTGTTACCAATCGCTTGATGAACGCCCGATAAAATCGTGTTCTCCATAGACATAGCGCCTCTTTTCGTATATTTTGGACTATATAGTGTCTGCTTCAAACTATATATAGCTCGATTGTAAAGTATAACGTACATGCGTGCAATATAGCGTCCGTACTCGATGGAGGGTATTTAATGGAGGAATTTCAGACAAATATTGGAGAGAACATAAAGCGTATTCGGAAAGAAAGAAACTTGAGCTTGGATAAAACTTCTGAAATAACAGGAGTTAGCAAAACAATGTTAGGACAAATTGAAAGAGGCAAGTCGGCTCCAACTATCACAACCCTTTGGAAAATAGCTAGCGGGTTGCGCTTATCCTTTTCTTCACTCGTTAGTCAATACAAGCCGAATGTTACGATCGTAAAAAAGAAGGAAGTAAATCCGATTATTGAAAATAACGGACAGTATCGTGTATATCCACTGGTACCGTACAATCCAGAACAACAGTTTGAGATCTTCTTGGTAACCCTTGAACCAGGATGCGAGCATATAGCAGAACCGCATTCAACAGGGGTTGAGGAATTCATTCTCGTAAATGAAGGCACGCTAGAGGTTGTTGTCAATGAACAAGTTTATATAGTTGAGCCTGAGGATACTCTTATTTTTAAAGCAGACAGGCCTCACATTTATCGAAACAACGGAGATCGTATCGTAAAGTGTTCCGTAGTCATTCACTACTCTAGTCAATGAAAACAAAGAGAAACCCCACTACATGTAGGGTTTCTCTTCCGTTAGGTCACTAGCATAATTGCTAGTCGTTAGCAGTGTTCCCCCATTCCTGTTTCCGCTCATGGAGAGAGCTCGCAATAATACGGTCCAGCAGCTGTGTAAAAGTCATACCTGCTGCAGCTGCACTCTTTGGAAACAGGCTGTTGGCAGTCATCCCCGGTAAGGTGTTCACTTCTAGCACGTAAGGCATATCCTCACACAAAATCATATCGACCCTTGCATAGACCTTGCACTGCAGCAGTCGGTAGCTGGCGAGCGCCGCCTCGCGGACACGCTGCTGAGTAACGGAAGGAAGCTCGATCACCTTCTCCTCCGCGCCACCGTCCTCATATTTCGCTCGGTAGTCGAACCACTCTGAATGCGCGGAGCGAATGCCGATAATCGGTAGTACTTCGCCATCCAGAATTGCGCAGGTAAGCTCCGTCCCTTTCAAATAGGGCTCAATTAAGATTCCCTGATCCAAATGGCGGGCTTCCTGAACTGCTGACAGCAGCTCCTTCTCATTATGCACGAGCTGGACACCGATGCTGGATCCTCCCATGTTCGGCTTCACAATCACCGGGTAACTTAATTGCTCTACGGCCTGAGGATCATAAACGTCCTTCCAGTAAAGTCCTACAGGCGTTTGAATGCCTGCCTCCTTCAGCAGCATTTTGGACAGTTGCTTATTCATACATAGGCTACTTGCCAGGACACCGCTTCCTGTATATGGAATACCCAGTGTCTCCAGCGCTCCCTGTACCGTGCCATCCTCACCATATTGGCCATGCAGCGCCAATAGCGCGAAATCGATGCCTTCCTGCTGAATCTGAGTGATTAAATCCGCTCGCTGCGTAACGACAATGGGAACTGCCTCATAACGAGTGCGATCCAAATGATTGATCATCTCTTGACCAGTCTTCAGTGAAACCTCACGCTCAGAAGAAATACCACCCATAATAACGCCTATCTTCATGATGACACCTCATTTTTCTCAAATGGTTGTGCGGCTTGTAATCGTTATGTCTCAAGAAAGCGACGCGCTTGTTTGCCGATGATCTGAATCCCCCGCTCGATATTTTCATCCGTTACTCGTGAAAAACCAAGTCGCAAGGTATTCGTCCCTGTTCCTTCTTGAATAAAAAATTTGTCCCCCGGTGCAAAAATGACACCGTGCTCTGTGCAAGCTTCTAGCAGTTGGCGTGTATTTACCGCTATCGGAAAGGTAAGAAACAAATGCAAGCCCCCGTCGCCAGACAATTGTGCCTCGGGGAGATGTGCTTCACAGCAAGCCTTCGTCAGCTCATATTTGCGCTTATATTCCATACGGGCCTTTTTTACATATTTATCGAAATTTCCATTCAGCAAATATTGATAGAGTATCGATTGATCGATGGTTGATGTATGAATGGTTCGTGCACGCTTAATGCTTTCCAGATTATCGATTAGTGCCTTGTCTCCGAGCACCCAGCCCACTCGCAATCCAGGGAACAGTACTTTGGAGAAGCTACCTATATAGATGACTCCGTTTCCTTGCCCTGCTGTTGCGATTAATGGCGCAACATGCGCTCCCGAGTAGCGCAGCTCCTCATTGAATCCATCCTCGATCACCGGAATCTGATAGCGCATCAGTAATTTCATAACGGCACTGCGCTTCGCTGGCGACATGACAATGCCTGTCGGATTGTGATAGGAAGGAGTCAAATAGGCCAGCTCGAAGCTGTTTGTCTGCTTCTGCAATACAGCCTCGAGCTGCTCTACATCAATACCATCACTCTCCATCGGAATGCCAGTAATCTCAAATCCCTGCAGCTTTAAATTCTTGATCGCTGTATGATGAGTTGGATTTTCACAAATGGCTGCTCCACGGCGAGCAGAAGGGCGCAGTGCTGACAGTACTATGTCAAAACCTTCTGTAAACCCGCTTGTAATCAGCATATCCTTGCCGCTTACATCGACGCCCTTATTCTCCATATAACGCATCAAGTAATCGATCAGTGGCTTGTAGCCCTTGGCATACCCGTAATTGAGCAGCACTTGCCCTTCGATTGCCATCCGATCCATAAAGGCTCGCCTTACATCCCCCAGATCAAACAACTGTTCATCCGGCGCGATGCTTGTGAACGAAATAGTTTCTTTTTTGGCGCGAATGCCCTGCTTCATCATGTCCAGCTCTGCAGCGGATACAGCATATTCATTCATCCGTGCCTTCCAGTCGATCTGCCAGGAGTCGGAGCCGTCAGCTCCTCCTTTATCCGCAGCCAAATGGCCCTCCATAGCGGTAACATAGCTGCCTTTGCCGGGAATCGCATACGCAAATCCGTCATCGGCTAGGCCTTCATAGGCTGCAATCACCGAATTGCGACTCACTTTTAGCAGACTGCTCATTTCTCGTGTGGAGGGCAGCTTTTGATCCGCCTGAAGCGCGCCTTTGATTATTAAACGTTTGACGTATTCTTTCACTTGTATCGCGACTGGACGGTCACCAACAAGCTTGAAATCCTGGAACATCCTTCATCGCCCCCGTCTATAATGATGGCATGGGAGACGAGAGAAAAAAAGAACCACCGCACTG
This genomic stretch from Brevibacillus sp. DP1.3A harbors:
- a CDS encoding D-alanine--D-alanine ligase, which produces MKIGVIMGGISSEREVSLKTGQEMINHLDRTRYEAVPIVVTQRADLITQIQQEGIDFALLALHGQYGEDGTVQGALETLGIPYTGSGVLASSLCMNKQLSKMLLKEAGIQTPVGLYWKDVYDPQAVEQLSYPVIVKPNMGGSSIGVQLVHNEKELLSAVQEARHLDQGILIEPYLKGTELTCAILDGEVLPIIGIRSAHSEWFDYRAKYEDGGAEEKVIELPSVTQQRVREAALASYRLLQCKVYARVDMILCEDMPYVLEVNTLPGMTANSLFPKSAAAAGMTFTQLLDRIIASSLHERKQEWGNTAND
- a CDS encoding PLP-dependent aminotransferase family protein, translating into MFQDFKLVGDRPVAIQVKEYVKRLIIKGALQADQKLPSTREMSSLLKVSRNSVIAAYEGLADDGFAYAIPGKGSYVTAMEGHLAADKGGADGSDSWQIDWKARMNEYAVSAAELDMMKQGIRAKKETISFTSIAPDEQLFDLGDVRRAFMDRMAIEGQVLLNYGYAKGYKPLIDYLMRYMENKGVDVSGKDMLITSGFTEGFDIVLSALRPSARRGAAICENPTHHTAIKNLKLQGFEITGIPMESDGIDVEQLEAVLQKQTNSFELAYLTPSYHNPTGIVMSPAKRSAVMKLLMRYQIPVIEDGFNEELRYSGAHVAPLIATAGQGNGVIYIGSFSKVLFPGLRVGWVLGDKALIDNLESIKRARTIHTSTIDQSILYQYLLNGNFDKYVKKARMEYKRKYELTKACCEAHLPEAQLSGDGGLHLFLTFPIAVNTRQLLEACTEHGVIFAPGDKFFIQEGTGTNTLRLGFSRVTDENIERGIQIIGKQARRFLET
- a CDS encoding PLP-dependent cysteine synthase family protein; this encodes MENTILSGVHQAIGNTPMVHLSRLTENLDGNIFAKLEYLNPGFSKKDRIALQIIEEAEKAGILNPNDTVVELTSGNTGTGLAIVCGVKGYKFVAVMSKGNSMERARMMQALGAEVVLVDQAPGSPIGQVSGEDLAKVEEVAEQITKERNAFRADQFHHIGNIHAHEFHTGEEIWKQTNGKVDVFLDFAGSGGTFTGCAKTLKKYNPNIRCYLVEPNTAPFYSGKAATNLNHKIQGGGYSMDLPLLDKNLVTDYIHVTDEEATQVTRELARKEGIFAGFSSGANVAAALQLLKGKEKGADIVLTINDSGLKYLSTDLYE
- a CDS encoding helix-turn-helix domain-containing protein, which encodes MEEFQTNIGENIKRIRKERNLSLDKTSEITGVSKTMLGQIERGKSAPTITTLWKIASGLRLSFSSLVSQYKPNVTIVKKKEVNPIIENNGQYRVYPLVPYNPEQQFEIFLVTLEPGCEHIAEPHSTGVEEFILVNEGTLEVVVNEQVYIVEPEDTLIFKADRPHIYRNNGDRIVKCSVVIHYSSQ